A window of Pyrobaculum aerophilum str. IM2 contains these coding sequences:
- a CDS encoding ribbon-helix-helix protein, CopG family has product MSQVKEFDLTYNDLFRAPDKEGAIVSVRVHRKVKAVLEELAKREGLDGVSELVRYLIAGYLLGKYNIERPKEKVVVEPIVLTVNVQKGTPPIDEVEVDLVAEEVASVIRDVEDYVKKVKAGLVQKNPEIAMKLWKKLAKALKIAKRLGMEEEYVKLMRLKAQLSVIE; this is encoded by the coding sequence ATGAGCCAAGTAAAAGAGTTTGACTTAACCTATAATGATTTGTTCAGAGCTCCAGATAAAGAGGGAGCCATAGTGTCAGTAAGGGTTCACAGAAAAGTGAAGGCCGTGTTAGAGGAATTGGCAAAGAGGGAGGGCTTAGACGGAGTGTCAGAATTAGTCCGCTATCTTATCGCTGGCTATTTGCTGGGCAAGTACAACATAGAGAGGCCTAAGGAGAAAGTGGTAGTCGAGCCCATCGTCCTCACAGTGAATGTGCAGAAGGGTACCCCCCCTATAGATGAAGTAGAAGTAGATTTAGTCGCCGAGGAGGTGGCCTCTGTGATTAGAGACGTAGAGGATTATGTGAAGAAAGTCAAGGCGGGTCTTGTACAGAAAAACCCAGAAATTGCTATGAAGCTATGGAAAAAACTGGCTAAGGCGTTGAAAATAGCTAAAAGACTGGGCATGGAAGAGGAGTACGTTAAATTAATGAGGCTGAAGGCCCAACTTTCAGTAATTGAATAA
- a CDS encoding 2'-5' RNA ligase family protein, with protein sequence MAYIYGILPPIHPLRPFEGVMSVKPHITLVKLEKPIRVEVKYRRFVATIGPVVLLPSPSKPRYIALRVEPYGEFAALRALLAASLTGVLVERYAEFKPHLTVYSIRLKRPALDDIRLAVEEAAKYTGTAFEVRAVHLIDTTGGAYMPVYAVPLQP encoded by the coding sequence ATGGCCTATATTTACGGCATCCTCCCCCCAATTCATCCACTAAGACCCTTTGAGGGAGTAATGTCGGTTAAACCCCATATTACTTTAGTAAAGTTAGAAAAGCCTATTAGAGTAGAGGTGAAGTACCGCCGGTTTGTGGCGACTATAGGCCCTGTAGTTTTGCTCCCCAGCCCCTCTAAGCCGCGGTACATAGCCCTTAGGGTAGAGCCTTATGGGGAATTCGCCGCGTTGAGAGCGCTACTGGCCGCGTCGCTGACAGGCGTTCTTGTGGAGCGATACGCCGAGTTTAAGCCTCACCTCACTGTTTACTCCATTCGCTTGAAAAGGCCTGCCCTTGATGACATAAGGCTTGCAGTTGAGGAGGCGGCGAAATATACTGGCACTGCTTTTGAGGTGAGGGCAGTGCACCTTATTGACACCACAGGCGGCGCCTACATGCCTGTATATGCCGTCCCACTACAGCCGTAG
- a CDS encoding trimeric intracellular cation channel family protein, producing MSAEIIIETLNYVGIIAFAISGALKAGEKGMDLLGFLTLGFSTALAGGIMRDVLLGRVPPVNVVYLPYPLTALTASLLAFFLYPYVKRFKDYVLYPDAVGLGAFAAIGADITANYCPAHGVHNCWLTVIMLSALTAAGGGVVRDVLAGEIPVVLRREIYASAAALGGLVYLVASPLGREAAMMATIAAVTTIRIAALTRGWELPRVKRETP from the coding sequence ATGTCCGCAGAGATAATAATAGAAACTCTGAATTACGTCGGGATAATAGCCTTTGCCATTTCCGGCGCCTTAAAGGCCGGCGAGAAAGGAATGGATCTTCTCGGCTTCTTGACGCTGGGTTTTTCAACCGCCCTAGCTGGCGGAATTATGCGAGATGTGCTTCTCGGCAGAGTTCCGCCGGTAAACGTCGTTTACCTGCCCTATCCGCTAACTGCATTAACTGCATCGCTTCTTGCCTTTTTCCTTTACCCGTATGTCAAGCGGTTTAAAGACTACGTATTGTATCCAGACGCAGTCGGCTTGGGGGCCTTTGCGGCCATTGGAGCCGATATTACGGCTAATTATTGCCCAGCACATGGAGTACATAACTGTTGGCTTACAGTGATAATGCTATCAGCTCTTACAGCGGCAGGCGGCGGAGTTGTGCGCGACGTGTTAGCGGGCGAAATACCCGTGGTGTTGAGAAGAGAGATTTACGCGTCGGCGGCGGCCCTGGGAGGCCTCGTATACCTCGTGGCCAGCCCCCTGGGCCGGGAGGCGGCAATGATGGCCACAATAGCCGCGGTCACGACTATTAGAATAGCGGCATTGACAAGGGGGTGGGAGCTACCGCGCGTTAAGCGAGAGACACCGTAG
- a CDS encoding SagB/ThcOx family dehydrogenase yields MIRRGFLKFLFITPLGRLISGVLSAGIFSGVIFLDVIRTDVRKRTGADVEKVLLPYPRLRGVVSVEEALANRRSVREFREEPLTLEELGQILWAAYGISETRYGLRTAPSAGAQYPLEVYVVVGEHGVKTGDGYLKPGVYHYDPHSHTLTLKKTGDFREALYQAALEQIWVLKAPVSLIFTAVYSRTVRVYGERGRVRYVPMDLGHAGQNVYLQATALGLGTVAVGAFYDDQVAEILDLPDGETPLYIMPIGRPIYQYRLTEAELIRYIEKSRR; encoded by the coding sequence GTGATTAGAAGAGGCTTTTTAAAATTCCTCTTTATCACGCCTCTAGGCCGGCTTATATCCGGCGTCTTATCCGCCGGCATATTCTCCGGAGTGATATTTTTAGATGTTATACGTACGGACGTGAGAAAAAGGACAGGAGCCGACGTAGAGAAAGTACTACTGCCCTATCCGAGGCTCCGAGGCGTCGTTTCCGTAGAAGAGGCGTTGGCAAACCGGAGATCTGTCAGAGAGTTTAGAGAGGAGCCTTTGACATTGGAGGAGTTGGGGCAAATACTCTGGGCCGCCTACGGGATTTCAGAAACTAGATATGGGCTGAGGACTGCGCCAAGCGCCGGCGCCCAATACCCACTAGAGGTATATGTAGTAGTGGGAGAACACGGCGTAAAGACTGGCGACGGGTATTTAAAGCCGGGAGTTTACCACTACGATCCCCATTCCCACACTCTAACGCTTAAAAAAACGGGGGATTTCAGAGAGGCGCTTTATCAAGCCGCGCTTGAGCAGATATGGGTGTTGAAAGCTCCTGTTTCTCTTATTTTCACAGCTGTTTACAGCCGCACTGTCAGAGTCTATGGGGAGAGGGGGCGCGTGCGTTACGTGCCGATGGACCTGGGCCACGCGGGTCAAAACGTATATTTACAAGCAACGGCGCTCGGCTTGGGCACTGTAGCTGTAGGCGCGTTTTACGACGACCAAGTGGCGGAAATATTAGACTTGCCAGATGGGGAAACTCCGTTATACATCATGCCAATTGGGAGGCCTATTTACCAATACCGGCTTACCGAGGCTGAGTTAATAAGATATATTGAAAAATCTAGGCGTTGA
- a CDS encoding M20 family metallopeptidase: MESKAVSILSKLISIPTVNPPGEKYAEFVEYVEKLFKTLGLDTEIIEVPKSEVAKRCAECADYPRLILLARSGEPRIHFNGHYDVVPPGPLESWRVTMPFEPVYREGRVYGRGAVDMKGGLTSIILAVEKAASNGLKNFEVSFVPDEETGGETGAGYLAKSGKIKAPWVVIAEGSGEDNIWIGHRGLIWFMVEVYGKQAHGSTPWYGLNAFEGAAYIAYRLQEYIKSISSRRSNYEYDDPRGASPTVTIGGEVRGSVKTNVVPGYFAFSVDRRIIPEEDLEQVKREFVEFIEKVAKELPHKVEVKITNISEAALVEPNHPLVEALSKSVEEVIGKRPRKTVCIGGLDARFFIKAGHPTVTYGPGPIGLAHAPDEYVEVKQVINVAEAYYNLIKRVNA, encoded by the coding sequence ATGGAATCAAAAGCCGTCTCTATCTTGAGTAAATTAATTTCAATACCCACGGTTAACCCGCCGGGCGAGAAATACGCCGAATTTGTTGAATATGTTGAGAAGCTGTTTAAGACATTGGGCTTAGATACTGAAATCATAGAGGTTCCAAAGTCTGAAGTCGCCAAGCGTTGCGCCGAATGTGCTGACTATCCAAGGCTAATTCTTCTGGCGAGGAGCGGAGAGCCGAGGATTCATTTCAACGGGCATTACGATGTCGTCCCGCCGGGGCCGTTAGAGAGCTGGAGAGTCACTATGCCCTTTGAGCCCGTGTATAGAGAGGGCAGAGTCTACGGAAGGGGCGCCGTCGATATGAAGGGAGGACTTACTTCAATAATACTGGCCGTGGAGAAGGCCGCGTCAAATGGGTTGAAAAACTTCGAGGTGTCTTTTGTCCCCGACGAGGAGACTGGCGGCGAGACTGGGGCTGGGTATTTGGCCAAATCGGGTAAGATAAAGGCGCCGTGGGTAGTTATAGCCGAGGGCTCTGGGGAGGATAACATTTGGATTGGCCACAGGGGGCTTATTTGGTTCATGGTAGAAGTTTACGGAAAGCAGGCGCACGGGTCAACGCCGTGGTACGGGCTAAACGCCTTTGAGGGCGCGGCTTATATTGCCTACAGACTGCAAGAGTATATTAAGTCTATTTCCTCCAGGAGGAGTAATTACGAATACGACGACCCCAGAGGGGCGTCTCCCACGGTAACAATAGGGGGCGAAGTGAGGGGCTCTGTTAAGACTAACGTAGTGCCCGGCTACTTCGCCTTTTCTGTAGACCGTAGAATTATCCCTGAGGAGGACTTAGAACAGGTGAAAAGGGAATTTGTCGAGTTTATTGAAAAAGTGGCCAAGGAATTGCCTCATAAAGTAGAAGTGAAAATCACAAATATCTCAGAGGCCGCGTTAGTAGAGCCTAATCATCCCCTTGTTGAAGCGCTGTCTAAATCAGTAGAAGAGGTAATTGGGAAAAGGCCTAGGAAGACGGTATGTATAGGAGGGCTTGACGCCAGGTTTTTCATAAAGGCTGGGCATCCCACGGTAACCTACGGCCCGGGTCCCATAGGGCTGGCCCATGCCCCTGACGAATACGTCGAGGTGAAACAAGTAATCAACGTGGCCGAGGCGTATTACAACTTAATCAAGCGGGTCAACGCCTAG
- a CDS encoding sugar phosphate transferase — translation MEIALTGSIKPPLATPAPYLIIGGFRLVEVVALSLCDYGKVTIYVDKRVDLPTSLEGCRFEIREGVPQDVPKLDVGCAPYLLKSKNLACGGVKFDLGGEMYVAEPLNSLADVLEKNVEFMKLALNRIKALGIELMKGDVRGEVRGDVYIRGKVYEYAYLEGPAVVGPQSSVLPFTYIRPGTVLYYDSKVRDEAKNALLDAYTRKQHGGYLGDTYIAPFVNFGAGTTVSNLKNTLGAIRPSYSSKSYKKLGPVVGEFVKTAIGTLIYGGKYIGPLSHLYGVVDRDVPPLSIYKGGEIIPMDRDKAVEYLRRDLEQYGRGDLFPFYYKALFEKSLF, via the coding sequence GTGGAGATAGCCCTCACAGGGAGTATAAAGCCGCCGCTGGCAACCCCAGCGCCGTATTTAATAATAGGCGGCTTTAGATTAGTGGAAGTAGTTGCGTTATCTCTTTGTGATTATGGAAAAGTGACGATATATGTGGATAAAAGAGTAGACCTCCCAACATCGTTAGAGGGATGTAGATTTGAAATTAGGGAAGGCGTCCCGCAAGACGTCCCGAAATTAGACGTGGGCTGTGCCCCCTATTTGTTAAAGTCCAAGAACTTGGCATGTGGCGGCGTTAAATTTGACTTGGGAGGCGAGATGTATGTGGCAGAGCCTCTCAACTCCCTCGCCGACGTCTTGGAAAAAAACGTGGAGTTCATGAAGTTAGCGCTGAATCGGATTAAAGCGCTTGGCATTGAGCTTATGAAGGGAGATGTAAGGGGCGAGGTGCGCGGAGACGTATACATTCGTGGAAAGGTCTATGAATACGCCTACTTAGAGGGGCCTGCAGTAGTAGGCCCCCAATCCTCAGTACTGCCGTTTACATACATAAGGCCAGGAACGGTGTTGTACTACGACTCTAAAGTGAGAGACGAGGCTAAAAACGCCTTATTAGACGCATATACCCGTAAGCAACACGGCGGCTATCTCGGCGATACATACATAGCGCCTTTTGTTAACTTCGGCGCTGGAACAACTGTGTCAAACTTAAAAAACACCTTGGGGGCTATAAGGCCCTCTTACTCATCTAAAAGTTATAAGAAACTAGGCCCTGTCGTGGGGGAATTTGTAAAAACAGCTATTGGCACTTTAATATACGGCGGTAAATACATAGGGCCGTTGTCTCATCTATACGGCGTAGTAGATAGGGACGTGCCTCCGCTTTCAATATACAAGGGAGGCGAAATAATACCAATGGATAGAGACAAGGCTGTGGAGTATTTAAGGCGAGATTTAGAGCAATACGGCAGAGGCGATTTATTTCCGTTTTATTACAAAGCCTTATTCGAGAAGTCTTTGTTTTAA
- a CDS encoding class I SAM-dependent methyltransferase, which translates to MGLGGNWRTVQEAYRKIAVVYEKANMLATLGNVDRWRKEAISLYFKLDGKTPIKVLDAGAGPGNMALHIKAEKYVVALDVTPEMLLLNTVADDKVVGMFEYMPFRAKGFDLLVAGYSLHAAVDIEKAVAEFSRVAGYQVVVSIGNPDNVVVRKLLLFYTKYVLPRLVCIVAPKEICNEYKKIYTIVKSIPTNAILREIIKKYATILVFKEKGLGSVYLYIARSLNAS; encoded by the coding sequence GTGGGGCTAGGAGGCAATTGGCGCACTGTTCAAGAGGCATATAGGAAAATCGCTGTGGTATACGAAAAGGCCAATATGCTCGCCACTTTGGGCAATGTAGATAGGTGGCGCAAAGAGGCTATTTCCCTCTACTTTAAGCTGGACGGCAAAACGCCTATAAAAGTCCTTGACGCAGGCGCGGGGCCGGGCAACATGGCTCTTCACATAAAAGCGGAGAAATACGTCGTTGCACTTGACGTAACTCCCGAAATGTTGCTTTTAAACACTGTGGCTGACGATAAAGTCGTTGGCATGTTTGAATACATGCCATTTAGAGCTAAGGGCTTTGACCTCTTAGTCGCTGGCTATTCTCTCCACGCCGCAGTAGATATTGAAAAGGCAGTGGCCGAGTTTAGCCGGGTTGCGGGGTATCAAGTGGTTGTCTCTATAGGCAATCCGGATAATGTAGTGGTGCGGAAATTATTACTTTTCTATACAAAATATGTTCTCCCAAGACTTGTATGTATAGTGGCCCCCAAAGAGATATGTAATGAGTATAAAAAGATTTATACGATTGTAAAATCTATACCCACAAACGCAATTCTCCGCGAAATAATAAAAAAGTACGCCACAATACTTGTGTTTAAAGAAAAAGGGTTGGGGTCTGTATATCTCTATATTGCGAGGTCTCTCAACGCCTCTTAG
- a CDS encoding glycosyltransferase: MLEPLALVPFIGLAMAGLIREYGFWRKEDRDFAQACKKISVIIPMRGIHPSTESNLVAITSQKVDTDVEYIFVVDSPTDPAYELAKKYGVVIISEGEGKGAALATGLKRASGDCVVFADDDINPSPRWLYLMTAPLSSYTAVTTYRWYLGRGLCHKVRLAISNMGFPAMLDKRSRFVWGGSTSFKREFAEKTRLAEKLPKYVSDDYVVYSAIKEVGGGIWFARGAIAPTPDPNCKLSEAFWWGVRQILMVKWHAPQGWYAGLIIYTLGFLISIVLPVAGFLTGSMWMLTGLLLHPINLAKDVVRALGVKRHTGMEIRLSAVLATWAVGNFVLPMAVWTSAFVKCVNWRGRRICR; this comes from the coding sequence GTGCTCGAGCCACTGGCACTCGTCCCGTTCATAGGACTCGCAATGGCGGGGCTTATCAGGGAATACGGGTTTTGGAGAAAAGAGGATAGAGACTTCGCCCAAGCTTGTAAAAAAATCAGCGTCATAATACCCATGAGGGGGATCCACCCCTCCACTGAGAGTAATCTCGTTGCCATCACTTCTCAAAAAGTGGACACCGATGTTGAGTATATATTTGTGGTGGACTCGCCTACGGATCCGGCTTATGAACTAGCCAAGAAGTACGGAGTTGTGATCATTAGCGAAGGGGAGGGGAAGGGCGCGGCTCTGGCGACAGGCTTGAAGAGGGCTTCTGGAGACTGTGTTGTCTTTGCAGACGATGACATAAACCCAAGCCCGAGGTGGCTCTATTTAATGACGGCGCCTCTCTCTAGCTATACTGCAGTGACAACGTACCGGTGGTATTTAGGGCGCGGTCTTTGTCATAAAGTAAGACTGGCTATTAGTAATATGGGGTTTCCAGCTATGTTAGACAAAAGGTCGAGATTTGTTTGGGGAGGCTCCACTTCTTTCAAGAGGGAATTTGCTGAGAAAACCCGCCTGGCTGAAAAATTGCCAAAATACGTAAGCGACGACTATGTAGTATATTCCGCCATTAAGGAGGTAGGCGGTGGCATCTGGTTTGCAAGAGGCGCCATAGCCCCCACGCCTGATCCTAATTGTAAATTAAGCGAGGCGTTCTGGTGGGGGGTTAGACAAATATTAATGGTGAAGTGGCACGCCCCCCAGGGCTGGTACGCCGGGCTGATTATTTACACCCTGGGCTTTTTGATATCAATAGTCCTACCTGTAGCGGGCTTCCTCACTGGGAGTATGTGGATGTTAACGGGGCTATTGCTCCACCCCATAAACCTCGCGAAAGACGTAGTGAGAGCACTTGGCGTTAAACGACATACGGGCATGGAAATAAGACTTAGCGCTGTACTTGCCACATGGGCGGTGGGGAATTTCGTACTCCCCATGGCTGTGTGGACTTCGGCCTTTGTTAAATGTGTAAACTGGAGGGGGAGGAGGATATGCCGGTGA
- a CDS encoding ribosome biogenesis/translation initiation ATPase RLI, with protein MVRVAVVDRDSCQPKKCGHECVKYCPVNKSGKVVWIDEQLKKAVISEALCIGCGICVHKCPFEAITIVNLPDELERDCVHRYGPSGFKLYRLPILRRGKVVGILGRNALGKTTMAKILAGELVPNLCETEGKTSAEDVIRQFRGTELQTYFSELYSNKLRAVHKIQYIELIPIYLKGTVGEIVKKAGIREELVKRFGLDKLLNREVDKLSGGELQKLAVAAALSKDVDVYIFDEPATHLDVVERVKVADAIREYTQNKYVLVVEHDLTVLDFLADNIVIVYGKPGAYGIVSHPAGAREAINEYLSGYISSENMRIRDRPIKFETRPPERKSGKAARLVEWEDIDVDLGGFQLEVSSSYIARGEVVGVIGPNGIGKTTFLKVLVGEIKPVKGAVSSTPRISYKPQYIRDIAVKNHDVPVSLWLAQQAGDYTENPIWPDLNAGFNLGPLLERRLGELSGGELQRVVVAAALLKKADLYVLDEPMAYLDVEQRITVARTIRRIIEESEVAALIVEHDIAMLDYMSNAIMPFIGEPGVRGYSPGPTDMRTGMNTFLKWADASFRRDVKSGRPRLNKPGSALDREQKERGELYYV; from the coding sequence GTGGTTCGCGTCGCCGTTGTTGACAGAGACTCATGTCAGCCGAAGAAGTGCGGCCACGAGTGTGTGAAATACTGCCCCGTTAATAAGAGCGGAAAAGTTGTGTGGATAGATGAGCAGTTGAAAAAGGCTGTGATATCTGAGGCCTTGTGTATAGGCTGTGGGATTTGCGTACACAAATGTCCCTTTGAGGCAATTACTATTGTCAACCTGCCCGACGAGTTAGAACGGGATTGCGTACATAGATACGGCCCCAGCGGGTTTAAGCTCTACCGGCTGCCCATTTTAAGAAGAGGCAAAGTGGTAGGTATCTTGGGGCGAAATGCCCTGGGCAAAACAACAATGGCCAAAATACTGGCGGGAGAGCTCGTGCCTAATTTATGCGAGACGGAGGGCAAGACTAGCGCTGAAGACGTAATTAGGCAATTTAGGGGGACTGAGCTTCAGACGTATTTCTCAGAGCTCTATAGCAATAAACTTAGGGCTGTTCACAAAATTCAGTATATTGAGCTCATACCTATTTACCTCAAAGGGACTGTTGGGGAAATTGTGAAAAAGGCTGGGATTAGAGAGGAGTTAGTCAAGAGGTTTGGGCTCGATAAATTATTAAACAGAGAGGTGGATAAGCTATCTGGGGGCGAATTGCAAAAACTTGCAGTTGCAGCTGCGTTGTCTAAAGACGTCGACGTTTATATTTTTGACGAGCCGGCCACACACCTAGACGTCGTAGAGAGAGTCAAAGTTGCAGACGCCATAAGGGAGTACACCCAGAATAAGTACGTACTGGTCGTGGAGCATGACTTAACAGTGCTCGATTTCTTAGCCGACAATATTGTAATTGTATACGGCAAGCCTGGGGCCTACGGCATTGTGTCGCACCCCGCAGGGGCCAGGGAGGCTATTAACGAATACCTCTCCGGCTATATCTCATCGGAGAATATGAGAATTCGAGACCGCCCGATAAAATTCGAGACAAGGCCGCCCGAGAGGAAGAGCGGGAAAGCCGCCCGCCTTGTGGAGTGGGAAGACATAGACGTTGACCTCGGCGGCTTCCAGCTGGAAGTATCGTCTTCATATATAGCGAGGGGGGAAGTGGTGGGAGTCATAGGCCCTAACGGCATTGGAAAAACCACGTTTTTAAAAGTGCTTGTCGGCGAGATAAAGCCGGTTAAAGGCGCAGTCAGCTCAACGCCGCGTATTAGCTATAAGCCCCAGTATATTAGAGATATAGCCGTGAAGAACCACGACGTCCCCGTGAGCTTGTGGCTGGCTCAGCAAGCGGGCGATTACACAGAGAACCCAATTTGGCCTGATTTAAACGCCGGCTTTAACTTAGGCCCTCTTTTAGAGCGCAGGCTCGGGGAGCTATCAGGCGGGGAGTTGCAAAGAGTAGTAGTTGCCGCCGCGCTGTTGAAAAAAGCAGATTTATACGTGTTAGACGAGCCCATGGCCTATTTAGACGTAGAGCAGAGAATTACAGTTGCGCGTACTATCAGGAGAATTATTGAGGAAAGCGAAGTGGCGGCCTTAATTGTAGAACACGACATAGCCATGCTGGACTACATGTCTAACGCAATAATGCCGTTTATAGGCGAGCCGGGGGTTAGGGGGTATTCCCCAGGTCCAACTGACATGCGAACTGGCATGAACACCTTTCTTAAATGGGCTGATGCCTCATTTAGGCGGGATGTAAAGTCGGGCAGGCCGAGGCTTAACAAGCCCGGCTCGGCGCTTGATAGAGAGCAGAAAGAGCGGGGAGAGCTTTATTACGTTTAA